In one window of Serinus canaria isolate serCan28SL12 chromosome 18, serCan2020, whole genome shotgun sequence DNA:
- the RAB37 gene encoding ras-related protein Rab-37 isoform X1: protein MGARAAGPGGDGYNEALLHKTILVGDSGVGKTSLLVQFDQGKFIPGSFSATVGIGFTVMLLGDSGVGKTCFLLQFKDGAFLSGTFIATVGIDFRNKVVAVDGVKVKLQIWDTAGQERFRSVTHAYYRDAQALLLLYDITSKMSFDNIRAWLTEIHEYAQKDVVIMLLGNKADVSSERAVRTEDGASLAREYGVPFMETSAKTGMNVELAFLAIAKELKQRAVQPLDEPHFQIHDYIESQKQKSSCCAFS from the exons ATGGGGGCCCGCGCCGCCGGCCCGGGGGGGGACGGCTACAACGAGGCACTGCTGcacaag ACAATCCTGGTTGGAGACAGTGGCGTGGGGAAGACATCACTGCTGGTCCAGTTTGACCAGGGCAAGTTTATTCCTGGCTCCTTCTCTGCCACTGTGGGCATTGGGTTTACG GTGATGTTACTTGGAGACTCGGGCGTGGGGAAAACCTGCTTCCTGCTCCAGTTCAAAGACGGGGCCTTTCTCTCCGGGACGTTCATAGCCACCGTGGGCATAGATTTCCGG AACAAAGTGGTGGCCGTGGATGGTGTGAAGGTGAAGTTGCAG atctgggacacagcaggacaggagcgTTTCCGCAGCGTCACCCATGCCTACTACCGGGATGCCCAAG ccctgctcctgctctatGATATCACCAGTAAGATGTCCTTCGACAACATCCGT GCCTGGCTGACAGAGATCCATGAGTATGCCCAGAAGGACGTGGTCATCATGTTGCTGGGCAATAAG GCTGATGTGAGCAGTGAGAGAGCTGTGAGGACGGAGGATGGAGCATCACTGGCCAGG GAGTACGGAGTGCCTTTCATGGAGACGAGTGCCAAGACAGGCATGAACGTGGAGCTGGCCTTCCTGGCCATTGCCAA GGAGCTGAAGCAGCGCGCGGTGCAGCCGCTGGATGAGCCTCACTTCCAGATCCATGATTACATCGAGTCACAGAAGCAGAAatccagctgctgtgccttttCCTGA
- the RAB37 gene encoding ras-related protein Rab-37 isoform X3 encodes MGARAAGPGGDGYNEALLHKTILVGDSGVGKTSLLVQFDQGKFIPGSFSATVGIGFTVMLLGDSGVGKTCFLLQFKDGAFLSGTFIATVGIDFRNKVVAVDGVKVKLQIWDTAGQERFRSVTHAYYRDAQALLLLYDITSKMSFDNIRADVSSERAVRTEDGASLAREYGVPFMETSAKTGMNVELAFLAIAKELKQRAVQPLDEPHFQIHDYIESQKQKSSCCAFS; translated from the exons ATGGGGGCCCGCGCCGCCGGCCCGGGGGGGGACGGCTACAACGAGGCACTGCTGcacaag ACAATCCTGGTTGGAGACAGTGGCGTGGGGAAGACATCACTGCTGGTCCAGTTTGACCAGGGCAAGTTTATTCCTGGCTCCTTCTCTGCCACTGTGGGCATTGGGTTTACG GTGATGTTACTTGGAGACTCGGGCGTGGGGAAAACCTGCTTCCTGCTCCAGTTCAAAGACGGGGCCTTTCTCTCCGGGACGTTCATAGCCACCGTGGGCATAGATTTCCGG AACAAAGTGGTGGCCGTGGATGGTGTGAAGGTGAAGTTGCAG atctgggacacagcaggacaggagcgTTTCCGCAGCGTCACCCATGCCTACTACCGGGATGCCCAAG ccctgctcctgctctatGATATCACCAGTAAGATGTCCTTCGACAACATCCGT GCTGATGTGAGCAGTGAGAGAGCTGTGAGGACGGAGGATGGAGCATCACTGGCCAGG GAGTACGGAGTGCCTTTCATGGAGACGAGTGCCAAGACAGGCATGAACGTGGAGCTGGCCTTCCTGGCCATTGCCAA GGAGCTGAAGCAGCGCGCGGTGCAGCCGCTGGATGAGCCTCACTTCCAGATCCATGATTACATCGAGTCACAGAAGCAGAAatccagctgctgtgccttttCCTGA
- the RAB37 gene encoding ras-related protein Rab-37 isoform X4: MGARAAGPGGDGYNEALLHKTILVGDSGVGKTSLLVQFDQGKFIPGSFSATVGIGFTNKVVAVDGVKVKLQIWDTAGQERFRSVTHAYYRDAQALLLLYDITSKMSFDNIRAWLTEIHEYAQKDVVIMLLGNKADVSSERAVRTEDGASLAREYGVPFMETSAKTGMNVELAFLAIAKELKQRAVQPLDEPHFQIHDYIESQKQKSSCCAFS, from the exons ATGGGGGCCCGCGCCGCCGGCCCGGGGGGGGACGGCTACAACGAGGCACTGCTGcacaag ACAATCCTGGTTGGAGACAGTGGCGTGGGGAAGACATCACTGCTGGTCCAGTTTGACCAGGGCAAGTTTATTCCTGGCTCCTTCTCTGCCACTGTGGGCATTGGGTTTACG AACAAAGTGGTGGCCGTGGATGGTGTGAAGGTGAAGTTGCAG atctgggacacagcaggacaggagcgTTTCCGCAGCGTCACCCATGCCTACTACCGGGATGCCCAAG ccctgctcctgctctatGATATCACCAGTAAGATGTCCTTCGACAACATCCGT GCCTGGCTGACAGAGATCCATGAGTATGCCCAGAAGGACGTGGTCATCATGTTGCTGGGCAATAAG GCTGATGTGAGCAGTGAGAGAGCTGTGAGGACGGAGGATGGAGCATCACTGGCCAGG GAGTACGGAGTGCCTTTCATGGAGACGAGTGCCAAGACAGGCATGAACGTGGAGCTGGCCTTCCTGGCCATTGCCAA GGAGCTGAAGCAGCGCGCGGTGCAGCCGCTGGATGAGCCTCACTTCCAGATCCATGATTACATCGAGTCACAGAAGCAGAAatccagctgctgtgccttttCCTGA
- the RAB37 gene encoding ras-related protein Rab-37 isoform X2: protein MGGPDGAAGSETPEGSGDPPKSSGDPPGLPRDYELSGKVMLLGDSGVGKTCFLLQFKDGAFLSGTFIATVGIDFRNKVVAVDGVKVKLQIWDTAGQERFRSVTHAYYRDAQALLLLYDITSKMSFDNIRAWLTEIHEYAQKDVVIMLLGNKADVSSERAVRTEDGASLAREYGVPFMETSAKTGMNVELAFLAIAKELKQRAVQPLDEPHFQIHDYIESQKQKSSCCAFS from the exons ATGGGCGGCCCCGATGGGGCGGCGGGGAGCGAGACCCCGGAGGGGAGCGGGGATCCCCCGAAGAGCAGCGGGGAtcccccggggctgccccgggaTTACGAACTGTCCGGCAAG GTGATGTTACTTGGAGACTCGGGCGTGGGGAAAACCTGCTTCCTGCTCCAGTTCAAAGACGGGGCCTTTCTCTCCGGGACGTTCATAGCCACCGTGGGCATAGATTTCCGG AACAAAGTGGTGGCCGTGGATGGTGTGAAGGTGAAGTTGCAG atctgggacacagcaggacaggagcgTTTCCGCAGCGTCACCCATGCCTACTACCGGGATGCCCAAG ccctgctcctgctctatGATATCACCAGTAAGATGTCCTTCGACAACATCCGT GCCTGGCTGACAGAGATCCATGAGTATGCCCAGAAGGACGTGGTCATCATGTTGCTGGGCAATAAG GCTGATGTGAGCAGTGAGAGAGCTGTGAGGACGGAGGATGGAGCATCACTGGCCAGG GAGTACGGAGTGCCTTTCATGGAGACGAGTGCCAAGACAGGCATGAACGTGGAGCTGGCCTTCCTGGCCATTGCCAA GGAGCTGAAGCAGCGCGCGGTGCAGCCGCTGGATGAGCCTCACTTCCAGATCCATGATTACATCGAGTCACAGAAGCAGAAatccagctgctgtgccttttCCTGA
- the RAB37 gene encoding ras-related protein Rab-37 isoform X5: MLLGDSGVGKTCFLLQFKDGAFLSGTFIATVGIDFRNKVVAVDGVKVKLQIWDTAGQERFRSVTHAYYRDAQALLLLYDITSKMSFDNIRAWLTEIHEYAQKDVVIMLLGNKADVSSERAVRTEDGASLAREYGVPFMETSAKTGMNVELAFLAIAKELKQRAVQPLDEPHFQIHDYIESQKQKSSCCAFS, encoded by the exons ATGTTACTTGGAGACTCGGGCGTGGGGAAAACCTGCTTCCTGCTCCAGTTCAAAGACGGGGCCTTTCTCTCCGGGACGTTCATAGCCACCGTGGGCATAGATTTCCGG AACAAAGTGGTGGCCGTGGATGGTGTGAAGGTGAAGTTGCAG atctgggacacagcaggacaggagcgTTTCCGCAGCGTCACCCATGCCTACTACCGGGATGCCCAAG ccctgctcctgctctatGATATCACCAGTAAGATGTCCTTCGACAACATCCGT GCCTGGCTGACAGAGATCCATGAGTATGCCCAGAAGGACGTGGTCATCATGTTGCTGGGCAATAAG GCTGATGTGAGCAGTGAGAGAGCTGTGAGGACGGAGGATGGAGCATCACTGGCCAGG GAGTACGGAGTGCCTTTCATGGAGACGAGTGCCAAGACAGGCATGAACGTGGAGCTGGCCTTCCTGGCCATTGCCAA GGAGCTGAAGCAGCGCGCGGTGCAGCCGCTGGATGAGCCTCACTTCCAGATCCATGATTACATCGAGTCACAGAAGCAGAAatccagctgctgtgccttttCCTGA
- the NHERF1 gene encoding Na(+)/H(+) exchange regulatory cofactor NHE-RF1 has protein sequence MSSGAGSAARLCRLERGPDGYGFHLHGEKGKPGQFIRLVEAGSPAERSGLRAGDRLLEVDGENVERESHQQVVERIRAAAGTVCLLVVDSTAEDQLPKRGGASAEPPVVGGQAAPMPAEPAEREPGGGDQREELRPRLCHMKKGPDGYGFNLHSDKSRPGQYVRAVDPGSPAEAAGLAPQDRIIEVNGVCMEGKQHSDVVAAIKASGDETRLLVVDILTDEFFKKCKVVPSEQHLTGPLPEPVANGDIGKENGGEPRSHSVSESPSSPAPPAAAPGSSETHSQEDDKHHSAPGSLLDLDIPLAVAKERAHQKRTSKRAPQMDWSKKNELFSNL, from the exons ATGAGCAGCGGCGCGGGCTCCGCCGCCCGGCTGTGCCGCCTAGAGCGCGGCCCGGATGGGTACGGCTTCCACCTGCACGGCGAGAAGGGCAAGCCAGGCCAGTTCATCCGTCTGGTGGAGGCGGGCTCGCCGGCCGAGCGGTCGGGGCTGCGCGCTGGGGACCGGCTGCTGGAGGTGGACGGCGAGAACGTGGAGCGGGAGAGCCATCAGCAGGTGGTGGAGCGGATCCGCGCCGCCGCCGGCACCGTCTGTCTCCTCGTCGTAGACTCGACGGCCGAGGATCAGCTGCCGAAGCGGGGCGGGGCGAGTGCCGAGCCGCCGGTGGTCGGCGGGCAGGCGGCTCCGATGCCGGCGGAGCCCGCCGAGCGGGAGCCCGGTGGTGGCGACCAGCGG GAGGAGCTAAGACCTCGGCTGTGCCACATGAAGAAGGGCCCTGATGGCTACGGCTTCAACCTGCACAGTGACAAGAGTCGCCCAGGGCAGTATGTGCGCGCTGTCGACCCTGGTTCGCCggctgaggcagcagggctggctccccAGGACCGCATCATCGAG GTGAATGGTGTGTGCATGGAGGGCAAGCAGCACAGCGATGTGGTGGCAGCCATCAAGGCGAGTGGTGACGAGAccaggctgctggtggtggaCATCCTCACAGATGAGTTCTTCAAGAAGTGCAAGGTGGTGccctcagagcagcacctgACAG GTCCCTTGCCAGAACCAGTAGCCAATGGTGATATAGGGAAG gAAAATGGGGGAGAGCCGCGGTCCCACTCAGTGTCTGAGAGCCCGTCCAGCCCCGCGCCGCCGGCCGCAGCCCCCGGCTCCAGCGAGACCCACAGCCAG GAGGATGACAAACACCATTCAGCCCCTGGCTCCCTCCTGGACCTCGACATCCCGCTGGCCGTGGCCAAGGAGCGGGCGCACCAGAAGCGCACCAGCAAGAGGGCACCCCAGATGGACTGGAGCAAGAAAAATGAACTATTCAGCAACCTGTGA